The proteins below come from a single Aegilops tauschii subsp. strangulata cultivar AL8/78 chromosome 6, Aet v6.0, whole genome shotgun sequence genomic window:
- the LOC109774660 gene encoding histone acetyltransferase MCC1 isoform X5: MLDPRSEIYPTIEYRPIQPSDLEVLEKIHLSLFPIRYEREFFLNVVNGNGVISWGAVDTSRSDEGRDELIGFVTTRMIAAKDSEIEDLFRYNNSHKDLTLLYILTLGVVDSYRNLGIASSLVREVIKHAASVSNCRGVYLHVISYNQPAINFYKKMLFKLVRRLPMFYYIRGQHYDSYLFVYYVNGGRTPCSPLLNSHIGLLPPSATFGVASREYIISELSLLKNALIPIAPVPASIW, encoded by the exons ATGTTGGACCCAAGATCCGAAATCTACCCCACCATAGAGTATCGCCCCATCCagccctccgacctcgaggttcTTGAGAAGATTCATCTCTCGCTGTTCCCTATAAG GTACGAGAGGGAGTTCTTCTTGAACGTTGTCAATGGTAATGGTGTCATTTCGTGGGGTGCTGTGGACACTAGCAGATCGGATGAAGGCAGGGATGAGCTGATAGGCTTTGTGACCACGAGGATGATTGCAGCAAAAGATAGCGAG ATCGAGGATTTATTTAGATACAACAACTCGCACAAAGATCTAACACTTCTTTATATCCTGACGCTTGGTGTAGTGGATAGCTACAGAAACCTCGGCATAG CTTCTTCGCTTGTTCGAGAGGTGATTAAACATGCCGCAAGTGTATCAAATTGCAGGGGTGTTTATTTACATGTCATCTCATATAACCAGCCTGCAATTAACTTTTACAAGAAGATGCTATTTAAGCTAGTCAGAAGACTTCCGATGTTCTACTACATAAGAGGGCAGCATTATGACTCATACTTGTTTGTGTATTATGTCAATGGGGGGCGTACGCCTTGTTCACCACT CTTAAACTCGCATATTGGACTTTTGCCTCCTTCTGCAACTTTTGGTGTTGCCTCTCGTGAATACATTATTAG